A single window of Acetohalobium arabaticum DSM 5501 DNA harbors:
- the pyrE gene encoding orotate phosphoribosyltransferase — translation MDEKRVREIFKKTGVLQEGHFKLTSGKHSDQYLQCAQVFQYPKYVEELCEELASRFDEQEIDLVIAPAIGGIIMSYAMGTALGKKTIFAEREDGEMTLRRGFRINEGDKVLLVEDVTTTGGSVREVIDVVEERGGDLVGVGILVDRSGGEVDFGVQKEALLTVDVKAYEPEECPLCEKELPIDKPGSRDI, via the coding sequence ATGGATGAAAAGAGAGTAAGAGAGATATTCAAGAAGACTGGTGTACTGCAGGAAGGACATTTTAAGTTAACTTCGGGTAAGCACAGTGATCAGTATCTACAGTGTGCGCAGGTGTTTCAGTATCCGAAGTATGTAGAGGAGTTATGTGAGGAGTTAGCCAGCCGATTTGATGAGCAGGAGATTGATCTAGTAATTGCTCCGGCTATCGGCGGTATTATTATGTCTTATGCTATGGGAACGGCATTGGGCAAGAAGACTATCTTTGCTGAGCGTGAAGATGGAGAGATGACTTTACGCCGCGGATTTAGGATCAATGAAGGAGATAAGGTTCTGTTAGTCGAAGATGTAACGACGACTGGCGGTTCGGTTCGGGAAGTAATCGATGTTGTTGAAGAACGCGGCGGTGATCTCGTAGGCGTCGGTATCTTAGTTGACCGCAGCGGCGGTGAAGTGGACTTCGGTGTTCAAAAAGAGGCTTTACTTACTGTAGATGTAAAGGCATATGAGCCAGAGGAATGTCCATTATGTGAAAAGGAACTACCGATCGATAAGCCGGGTAGCCGAGATATATAA